The Dreissena polymorpha isolate Duluth1 chromosome 9, UMN_Dpol_1.0, whole genome shotgun sequence genome contains the following window.
TACCTTCGACATAAGAACCTCTATAAATGTGCAACATTAAAGTTTGACAACGTTTGAAAAATCACAACAAATAAACTGCATGGGGATTCATTTTTgcattataattttttatatggcgTTACATTTATGACCGCGTTTATGAATTTAAGATTGTTCAAGCATAAATAGTAGTAAACCTCTTTCAACTTAATGTATATTTagtattttatatgtatatgaacGCATGACACGatgtttatgtatatgtatattgacTTGTATTCTTCAGGTCGTTCACGGTATAACTTAATCATGTGCAATAAAACTATGTTCAAGTTGTTTATTAAACGTGTTTACATTTAGTCCAACTTCGTTATGCTGATTACATATCCATGACGATTCCAGAAGCttcttttgttttaataaaaacagtcATGTgggtattttcattaaatgtcgTGTTgggttaacatgttgacaggattTGTAATGTGTGATGGGCGTTTCGACGATGCTTCAATTATAACTGAACCTCTTGTCCATGGCTTCATTGTGTCCAATTTTGAATTTACGTATTTATATATCCGCAGCGGTTAAAATAAGGTGTTTCTTTATTTACTCGGGGAATCTAGTTACAGTAAATATCAAAGACGATATGTACTGTGTGAGTCCGTggctatttaaaaataaattttgccTTTATTCGtttttgtattacttttttatgcaaaatattcaaTGCACATTTAATGGAAAATGTATGAAAACATTGACTATGGTCAAACtctcataaaatatatatgtacatcgATATGGTTacgaaaaatgctattttatacatattgtatattCGAAAACAATTGTAATCATCAAAatgaatggaaaaaaaatattaaaaaacgaTGATCTTGTTTTCCGTTAACCGCTCTGGTATTTCCGCCACCTAGTTTGGCGGTGACATCATTTTTGCACATCGCGCATAAAACGGAAACTCGTCTGTTGGTAGTATGGATCGGAGCCTGAACACTTCGCGCTAAACGTCAAATTTGACATTCAAATCgtgctattttgttttttgtcCGTTTAGTGGCATTAAAAGAGTTTGATTAAATTAGTTGTTTGCATGACAAACGTAATTCGACATGGTTCAGTGTGTTGGTTTCGTTTTATTGAGCATCCGGACAAAACTTCGAACTACACGGACCGGATTTCATTACTTAAAATGCTGTTTATATGTTCTTACATTGCGAGacaatattctaaatgtattaatttaactTGAAATACGGAAACGTATTATTGTTATGCCTTTGTTAAGCTCACATATACGGATTATTTCAAATGCCACTATTTTTCATTCACATATACGCATCGATGGTTTGGTAACAAAAACACGTTATTTGAACCCATCGCTAATTATCAAGAAATATTAGGTGAATCAGCATAACAGCTATAACAAAGGACAAATACCTTTCAACTTATAAATAACTTAAGTTATGGTCTGCGTTACCATAAAATTTTAAAGTGTTTAAAATAGTATGTGtgtttatcaattatatttccttaGCTTATAAGAAATTATGAGAGAATAAAAAATAACTATGTAGACTTTGCTATATAGATATGTAACCCAAATACTTTACTCTTTTCTTCACATACTAGATACAGACAATTGTTTAAActgcaattataataatatgaatacaattaatattGTTTGCTAACACTTTTTAGtctattatattgaaatattcataataaaatattaaatgctAATGGTTTTGTGCATGGATCATACTTTTTGGTATTTATTCTATTAACACTAAACAGCTTTGCATTTTTCAGTATTGATAATTATCTGGATTAAATTTAAGGTCACACACAGAATGATTGCAGTCGTATTTTCTTAACTTTCGCACATATCTAGCAAAAAGCGAATTTCAAATTGACACAAATTATCAGTGCTGTGTTTTATTCTAGATGGGGTCATGTACTTTATTGTTATTTGGGTGTTGAACTGTGTCTTATCGGCGGATATATCTCAAGTTGATTATGACAGCCTCAGTGTAGTATAAGTATGATATTAGACCTCCCCCAATCAAATCAACTTTGTATTATGAACATTGATCGCGATCAGACTAGGGCTTAGCACAAGGGTGCAGAACCCGGTCACACCAAGGTCCCACCCTGCCCCCTTTTATCTGCACATGCCCTTATTTTGATTTCATCATATTGTTATAACGGAAgttgtatttgaagtttcaataaattCATTCACAATTATATCAAGTATATGTTCTATGTCGATGAACCACGAAAGGGTTTTTAAAAGCATAGCATTTCACCTCCAAGCTTTTTTATATAGAAAGAAAGGTTACCTTAATAAAAATCTTAGAAGTTATTGGGTATGGCTCTAATCCAATGTCGCTTTGACTATGCATATTTCATTTCGTCTTTAAATCTTCcataaagggaccttttcacagattttggcacatattgaagtttgtcattaaatggaaaaaatagatttttgttaatttaccgaaacgtgaaaaggtcacATTAACCGATTAAAACCAACTGTAAACCACTGCACTAGTTACCCGTAAGCAAGCGTGCGGATCAAATCAGTCtttaattttctaaaaaaattaaGAAGGCCTTGCCTCAGAAATCTTGGCTGagctatttattttttaaagtctATTCACACATATAGAACAATATTAAGCCAGAACGGTGCTTTTGTCGTCCCAACAAGTGTAAATTCACAAATGCACAATCGAAATGTGTAACAAATTGAAGTCGTTCTTGTATTGCAGGTTTCGTTGTTATTTGtaacattgtttaaattaaatatgaactGCAATCAACCTGACAGATCAGATTGTTTCCTCGCTCTATTGTACATTGATAAAATACGTTGCTAAAATAGTTTCGTATTAGAAAGTTATAATTTAAAAAGTCATAAACAGTATGTGTGGCACAATACAGCAATATCACTAAGTAAACGGAAATCTGAGTGACTTAATGTATATATgcattataatattttgcatgcctCATGTAAATAGAGCAGAAGCTGTCAATGTAATTTTACCGAAATCAGCCAATTCAAAAACTCCGGAAACGATATCTTTCCATTACCATCCTGATCAATTGATTTGAATGCGGATTGAACGTCAATATTGCGACCATGTTCGAACAACAAACCTTTCAACTCTTCAAAACTGATATACTGACTTCCAtctttgtcatatttttttaacatatccACTGCTTTGCAAACCGCATAAAAACGCGACTTTTCGTTCACCATTTTAAATCGCTCGTTGCTCCGGAGCCAGTCGCTTAATTCGTCGGGACTGATTTTGGCATTGCCATCTCTGTCCAATAGATGGAAATACACTTCCACTTGGCGAGTGGTCAAGCCAAGGTCGTCTTCCAGTAAACTTGAAAGCTCCTTCCGGTCAAGAAAGCCGCTGTTGTCCTTGTCGTACTTTTGGAAAAGGCTCTTAATAACGATATCTGGTGTTTTGGGGTCAAAATAGGACTTCGCCATTGTCGCATTAACGTCTGCAAAATAACATAATACCCACTTTATTCATGAAATCTTGAAATTAAAACGTATCAAGCATACTATTGTGTTCAAAGGCATATTTAAAGTAGACCACTGACACACTTTCAATGGACAGCACCATATGTACAATCTATACAATTTTAATCAGAAATAGCGATCCCACATGTTTCTCTTTACTACGAACGACGGAAGAGCATTTAATAACAACGTGTTATGATAAAACTGGTAATAAACGACTCTCTCTGTGTTAAATCAGTTTCGCGTCTTAAATACGTGTCAGTAAATGTGTTATAGAGCGAAACAAACTACAGACGCACACGCAAATtcaccttttttaatttttacaatacaccagcttgtttgtttaatttaaagcGTAATTCGTATCttacacatttaaaattgtaattatacTCTTCGAAAAGATATCGGAATGTTTCAAACTATTCTGGTAATGTAGCAAAGCAAGCGAAtattatgctactttttacatcaATAATGCTCAGCAAAATTGGTTCTGATTTAGTAAGTATCAGTTTTCAgaccttttcacacattttggcatgtattgacgtttgtcattaaatgagttatattgataaatgtaaacattggatctaaaaagctccagtagaaacaatactaaaattaaagaaagaaaaaagtaaccctcaactgggctcgaaccactgacccctggaccacactgggctcgaaccactgacccctgaaccacactgggctcgaaccactgacccctgaaccacactgggctcgaaccactgacccctgaaccacactgggctcgaaccactgacccctgaaccacactgggctcgaaccactgacccctgaaccacactgggctcgaaccactgacccctggagtaaacaaCTAATGCTAAGACCACTCGTACAACGAATAATGTACTtcattctttatataagcaacactcttagtgtcacaaaatataaagacaacgacagaactctccaagctattcaattgtttcgcgttgcaacgcgtttcatttttcaggtttttaaatcgtcaaaagatgcatataatggatatttcgagcagtgtaaatgttcagtattactgtgttcTCGAAAAtgttataactacaacgaacatttgcgaatcgaaaatattttttaatattgtcatTTTACTGAAACGTAAAAGATCCATTGAAGCACACAGGGTTCACATTTTAGCAACACATTTCTTTTCACATAGTACTATGCAATTTCAATATTTCacatttgaagacacaattcttaTGGCAATCCAGGACGCCGGGGTCGTAGTGAAAAGGCATGTAGACGGCTGCAACTCAGAGTTGCACACCTTACTACGACTACTTTGAACCTTTTAAAAATAAGGGATGTGCTCTGCAAAAtggcggtttaatgcatgtgcgtatagtgtagtcccagagtagcctgcacTGTCCgaataggcttatcagggacgacactttccgcttttatgatatttttcgtttaaagacactcttcttagcgaaaatcatgattaggcggaaagtgtcgtccctgattagcctttgcggactgcaaaggctatttTGGGcgacactctacacacatgcatctaaccctcttttcacagagcaatgctCATATGTATTCGGCAGTATAGCCCAGCGTTGGTAGGTGCTACTAGGTTCAGCTGACGCCTGAGATAGAAAGACAAATTATTAAGGCATATGTCTGCCTCCACTACATGATGCAAATGCGATTACACACACTACAGACGCAACGCTCGACAATAAAGTGGTGTTATTGGTTCGTGGACGTGGACATACTTGCCGTAGGACACGCAACAGGTGAAGCCAATACATCATTGCAGCGAAGAAACGGCGTGAATATCTGTAGCTTTACTTTAACTCAGTCGAGGGATCAGTTCATTTGTAGGACACTATGATATAAACATAAACGCGCACAAATAGTTTACGAAAGAAGTTTCTGCAACTCAGTTCGATTAAAGATTCgcaattttattaatatgttttaatgaaagatttttttttatacaaaaaacgcATCAGATGAGTTTGTTTTAAACAGTAACATTTTTGTTTGTCAACTGAAATCTTCAGATATACGCTGGAATCATCATCACcacgatcatcatcatcatcatcatcatcatcatcatcatcatcatcatcatcatcatcatcatcatcatcatcatcatcatcatcatcatcatcatcatcatcatcatcatcatcatcatcatcatcatcatcatcatcatcatcatcatcagcagcagcagcagcagcagcagcagcagcagcatcatcatcatcatcatcatcatcatcatcatcaccatcatcatcatcatcatcatcatcatcatcatcatcatcatcatcatcatcatcatcatcatcatcatcatcatcatcatcatcatcatcatcatcatcatcatcatcatcatcatcatcatcatcatcatcatcatcatcatcatcatcatcatcatcatcatcaccaccaccaccaccatcaccaccatcaccgtcatcatcatcatcatcatcatcatcatcataaaattGAAACAAGTTCGAATAAGAATAATGAAAGTTGAAAACATACATGCGCTTTTGCAAGTATTCAGAAAAAATCCGAATAGAAACAAAGTAGTCGTTTGTAGTGAGTACATTCTGATAATAGTGCATTGTGCACTAGCgttatttacaatttaatgtatatttatcaaCCAAAATCTTAACAGACGTCAACATTCTATATAAATTAAACGCACACAGTAACATCTTGGTAGAAATATGCTGTCTTACAATATAATAACAAATGATATGTAAATTAGCTGTGAAGTCAGATTGACAAATATGAGTTACAGCGGAAACGTATTCTTTAAAGCGTAAACCGGATACTGTTTTTATGCCTCATTCCGATGTTTCAATTTCTAAGAAAGAATCTTTATTATCCTGTATGATATAAAATCAGTTGAGTGTTTACTAAACCAGTCATCAAGCTAATTACCTCTCGACTGTCGTATTGTCCACTATGAGTACTTTAAGTACTCTGCTCAATTATTATACACTCTTATTAATGAGTTATACAATATATTTCGTAAGAGGTTATAAATGAATGAAGTCCTTAGTAACTTTTATTGTGAGttccaaaatcaaaaatatttttttacagttcTTGACTTGAAATTCACGAGAAACACAATTATATTCAATAGACGAATAACACCGAATAAGAGACTTTCACTTCCGTTTCAGTGAAAGGAAAAGCGGTAGTAGATCATGAGTTCACCGAAACTTTAACCTAAATTATCAAACATATTTGAACAAGTAAAAAACTGTCTTGGCAACCAAAGTACAGTTGAGGCGTTATTAAGTAATGTTTATGGCTTATATTACATTCAACTCATCGAAAAGTAAACTTTAAGTGCATATAAAGAATTCTCAGGAATCCTTCCGAAATAAATCTAAGTCCTGGTGGGATATAACTGAAGATGCATTATACAACGAAACAAGCTAAAGTGAAGATTTTTAAATGCACCGTACAAAACGCGAAAATCTCCAAGTTTAACAGCTGTGTCGGAAGCAACAAAGACTATATGGATCGAGAGATCAACAGTCATACACAAATGCGATACATCAGCAAATGAAACTACAGGCACAGAGGATCCTAATATTTTTGTAGAGCATGAAAGTATTAGGAACAACACAAGGCTCGTTCATGCTGAGTGAAACGCTAGTCGAAAACGGCAATATTGTAAACGCATAACTCATTGTGTGTCCTTAAAACATGGAAGGCTgactttaaaattgttttaaaattagcaaaataatgaaaaatatttagcTTTGAAGAACACACGTTTAGCGACCGTTGGGATCAACGCGACTGCGATGGCCTTGATGGTTCTACGCCGTTCCTAGCGTAATAGCTGCGATCTGTATTCAGACCGATTGTCGATATTTCGGACAGTGTTGTCGTCAGAGCGACGTCATTAACGTCACAATTCAGGCGAGACTACAACTAAAGCAGCTGTCAATGTTTCTCTGGAACGTTGCATtgaatggcttcaaaattgttattaaacGAACAACAGTGTACTCAACGGGCTCAAATATCGTGTTTTCCTCATAGATTTCTGTTTTCCGCATAGATTTCATAAGCCCGACAATGCGTTTAGTCATTCGTAAAGTCACTAGTATAACATGAGAACTTTTAACCTTGAAATACCTATAGGGACCGTGATGATCTCGAAATACAAAACTggttcattattttaaaatagtgaagctaaatatatttcaattttaaatattgttcagtACAGTAAAACGCTATATATTTGCACCTTGTATGATTTGGCATGGGTATATGTttgaacaatataatttaagaattTGCATGATCAATCGAATAATATGTTTGTTGACTTTTGATAGCATGCGATTAATATCAGATTCCTTCAAAATGGTGTGATACCTACACCTTTTAGACTCGTCTGATATCAGATGATCACAAACGTCACCAACCATATGTTCTCTatgtatatgtttcaatacaaatattttgttcatgctttattaaaaataaattaaagcataatttaaatatttaagatgCTCTAAGCTATGTATCTTTCCCGTTGTGAAAAATCCAATCCATGttcttattatttaaaaaacattgatCTTGATCTTACATTTTGGGAAAAGGGATTAAGCGTAATCTGCAAAAGCCGTTTCCAGCCATAGTTTTACAACTAACTTTTAAGTATAATATTTGCTTCTATGCAAGGTACACAGGCCTTACAGGCAACATGAAGTTACCGAATCGCCTACATTTTTGGCAATATGTTTTATGTGTCCGattaatgatacatttaaaatttgCGCAATATATAATACGTTGATATACTTATGATGATATACGTATTTAGCTTTTCCATTGACGTAAAGCCTTTATGGATTTTCTACGGATACAGGTTTTGCGAGCGACGCCTTGTGATAATACAGTGTACAATTACCCCATAAATGAAGTAATTTACAGatctaaatttgacctttgaacaggAAACTCAGATCTTGCATCCAATAGGCCATCTCTAAATTAAGCTTTTTTCCAGGCGATTTGAATACAGCGGTAACTCTGTGAACAATTAAAATTACCACAACGCTGGAAATTTTAACAAGCGGTTGCTGTGATCCCAATTTTGTCTTAATTGAAAAACGACAAATCGAATCACGCTGTTAGCGCATAGGGGCTTAGACATGACGTCATGTCATGATGTACATTTATGATAGgttatttaaaaatagtttgatGAATGAAGTTGCAATCGGAAAAACTGTATTATGCCCACACTTTGAAATTCTTGTATGTGTGAACTTGACGATTGTGGAAGATATATATTACCCGGAAAACAGTCCGGAATGCTGTTGTATGTCCAAAGCTGAAATTTGAACCAAAAGCGTTAAATGACGTTTGATCTTTGTGCACGGGTCATGCAAGCGTTTCGAAATCTATACATGGAGTTTATTGGTGTTAGCATATTGCAAGATTTGCCGGAGCGGATTTGTATTTcgcttttgtatttatttaagtcCATGATTACTGATTAAGTTGCAATGCCGAGTTGCAGTGAAGAACGCACGATTCACGCAATAACATATACTTAACCATTGCGACATCTATATCGAATTTCATGAGAGAAGATtcgacaaaaacaaacaaaccacaTTTTGGAGGGTCCCACGTATAATATGGCAAATCTTTTCTGGTTTATTGCCATGATGTatgaaataaaatcttagaaTATTAATTACACGACGCATATCTTTCAAATCATATTACAACTTTATAATATCTCACTTACACAGTATATCCATAAAAAGAAAGACAGCACGAATTCTGTCTGTTCTTTTCTGTTAATAAGATATCGAATTAAGAATGGAACATAATAACTATAGCACTTGTATTGTGAAGACCCAATGTGGActcaggtcgccgtggtgtaatatatggtatccgcctagcgaccgggaggtcccGGATTAGATCCCCGTGAGGGAGCGTTCgtaagatctcccccaaagacaccaagcactTGTTCTAGGCCGAGGAAATGGACTTGAGATCGTtacaataagcctgaggcttaaGATGCATTCGAGTTTTAATAAAAACGTTAAAACTAAACCGGGACTTGTCGTAATCTGTTTTTTGATAAAGGCGTAATTATCaagaattttgtcaaaacaatacaaACGCATACATAGTTGTTTTAAAggcaaatgattttattttcatacataCAATACAGCATACAAAGCATAGCTCTCTCTTATATCATGATGTAGGTTTACAAAGATGTGCATCGTTTTACAGTAATGTACATTACACACGTTATCCAAAAATGCGATAATCATTCAAATAGCCAAAAACGTATTTACTATAGCTTCATATCAATTATGGAAAAGGAATATTGAATTATATGGGGTCAAACATGTTAAAAGACGATACTGAAAAATAAAGAtgactttaatttttaaatatacagaattttgcaaattttaagacaaaatactgatataaaaacaaacacaaaaatgcaGAAAAGATCATTTAGGATTGTTTGCAAAACGAATAAATCATAAACAACTACATTTGTCATATATTCgactaaaatattaatattaatatacgtTATTGAAACTATATTCCTGCAAAAATAACTAATATGTATTCTAATcgcgtttaaaaaaaatctttacacATGCATGGTTCGCTCTATAATTATGTTCACTTATGtctatttcaatatatttctaaAAACATTCATGCGTAATAACACATTCATTTATTTTTCGAAGCGAAACTATCATGCTTCATGCTATTATAGTATGGTTATTACgaatttgaaaatgtgtttgacaaaaaacaacatcattcattatgatacaccacaaaactcACGAAAATAAGCTTAAGACTGAAATCAGggtgttatttaaaaacaaatcgtaATCAGGAGAATGATGGGAACAAAGTTTTCGAGACATGGTTGCTTTGTAAGATTGCTaccatttcattttaaattaatgttcatcaacaaataaataaaacatctatcATTTGCTCAAACACTTACTTGTTTTTATGGCAGAAGAAAAGCTGCCAGCAAACGACGGATACACTGCTTACTAgaacataacatacattttaaaagaactAAAATTTTGTTCAACCAAAATATA
Protein-coding sequences here:
- the LOC127845952 gene encoding calbindin-like, with translation MAKSYFDPKTPDIVIKSLFQKYDKDNSGFLDRKELSSLLEDDLGLTTRQVEVYFHLLDRDGNAKISPDELSDWLRSNERFKMVNEKSRFYAVCKAVDMLKKYDKDGSQYISFEELKASALFT